In Longimicrobiales bacterium, the following proteins share a genomic window:
- a CDS encoding MqnA/MqnD/SBP family protein, giving the protein MSRTIRVAHSPDSDDAFMFYGLATNQVDTEGLEFVHELQDIETLNRRALNGELEVTAVSIHAYAYLTDRYALLPHGASMGEGYGPRVVAREPLALEDLRGRTIAIPGEMTSAYLALRMMLPEAQTVVVPFDQIIEHVQAGKSDAGLIIHEGQLTYSDEGLHLIVDAGEWWGKKTGGLPLPLGGNAIRRDLGPELIRKVSRILRESIAFGLEHRQPALAHAGQYGRGLNDAQTDEFVGMYVNQRTLDYGPDGRRSVQLFLDEGHEAGLIPHRVQVEFVD; this is encoded by the coding sequence ATGAGCCGCACGATTCGCGTTGCCCACTCGCCCGACTCGGACGACGCGTTCATGTTCTATGGCCTCGCCACCAACCAGGTCGACACCGAAGGCCTCGAGTTCGTGCACGAGCTGCAGGACATCGAGACGCTGAACCGCCGCGCGCTGAATGGCGAGCTCGAGGTGACCGCCGTCTCGATTCATGCCTACGCATACCTGACGGACAGGTACGCGCTGCTGCCGCATGGCGCCTCGATGGGTGAGGGGTACGGGCCGCGCGTCGTCGCGCGCGAGCCGCTCGCGCTCGAGGACCTGCGCGGCCGCACGATCGCGATCCCCGGCGAGATGACTTCCGCATACCTCGCGCTGCGCATGATGCTGCCGGAAGCGCAGACGGTGGTGGTACCGTTCGACCAGATCATCGAGCACGTGCAGGCGGGTAAATCGGATGCCGGGCTGATCATTCACGAGGGCCAGCTCACCTACAGCGACGAGGGGCTGCACCTGATCGTGGATGCCGGAGAGTGGTGGGGGAAGAAGACCGGTGGCCTGCCGCTGCCGCTCGGTGGCAACGCGATCCGTCGCGACCTCGGCCCCGAGCTGATCCGCAAGGTGTCACGCATCCTGCGCGAATCCATCGCCTTCGGCCTCGAGCACCGTCAGCCGGCCCTCGCACACGCGGGACAGTACGGCCGCGGGCTGAACGACGCACAGACGGACGAGTTCGTCGGCATGTACGTGAACCAGCGCACGCTGGACTACGGCCCGGACGGCCGCCGCTCTGTGCAGCTCTTCCTGGACGAGGGTCACGAGGCCGGGCTGATTCCGCACAGGGTGCAGGTGGAATTCGTGGACTGA
- a CDS encoding SusC/RagA family TonB-linked outer membrane protein produces the protein MQMQKFLRLAALLAAVAFPTAALAQQGSVTGTVTDAQTTRPLAGVQVVVVGTGLGTITSADGRFLLTNVPAGQQEVQAQMIGYSTASAVVDVTSGGTATVALSLRQSAVELDAVVVTGTAGGSQRRAVGNSVSGVNAAAITEVAPVRSTAELLQGRAPGLTLMQPSGTPGTASNIRIRGAGSLSAGISPVFYIDGIRMTAGSQGGWSVSGQSTSALDAINPEDIESIEVIKGPAAATLYGADAAGGVVQIITKKGRRGQQSIQWTARVEAGQSEWGADFPTQYAMCTPARIRTADGIAAGSGNFPVGSFPGCVGVDSLAAPDARIISSTNLRDDPRALRTADIRSYGVSARGGGDTYSFYFSGDRDEEEGIFHNSNFIRNSGRLNFTVNPNDELDVAVSAGFTRSDTRLPNNDNSSWGMLRNTLRSPAGRQGTFEQGYLGLSPEQINAYDNRTRAERVILGTNINYNPTSWFRNRLNLGLDMNQRLATLFFPIDRGSPPAYGSTNARGFIGQYAPATRNWTVDYAGTISLDVNEDITSETSFGMQLNAYRFESLQAEGTGLISNQVRLVSNAEEKDAFESFEEQNSLGFFIQEQIGWRNRVFLTGALRFDDNSTFGSQFDQVVYPKVHASWVVSEEPFFNVDFLEQLRLRAAWGKAGNSPDPFSADRTWGTSTVVLADGTVAGGLSAEDFGNPDLHAEVGEEIELGFDASFLEDRMGAEFTYYNQSTKDALLSVPVAPSSGFEGGRLQNVGEIANTGIELALYGTPVASQNFVWDARAGFSTNSNKVVSWGGVRDEYIPVGYRSSQRHEEGYSIAGYWAYPLARDENGELILTPQGWAAMEEEAVYVGPSTPTREASLTNTFTLFGNLSLYTYMDYKGGHYLFNMTRQTADWDGVSYDIVSSTPDDEEWQKRMSDSNMMYIEPADFIKLREVSLTYNVPQRYTQYLGTNGRVSLSIAGRNLATWTDYSGLDPETNIGGSTNFTRAEYMSVPPTRRWLATVNVSF, from the coding sequence ATGCAGATGCAGAAGTTCCTGAGACTCGCCGCGCTGCTGGCGGCGGTCGCCTTTCCCACAGCAGCGCTGGCGCAGCAGGGCTCAGTGACGGGCACTGTGACCGACGCGCAGACCACGCGCCCCCTCGCGGGTGTGCAGGTGGTCGTCGTCGGCACCGGTCTCGGCACCATTACCAGCGCTGATGGTCGTTTTCTGCTCACGAACGTGCCTGCCGGTCAGCAGGAGGTGCAGGCGCAGATGATTGGATACTCGACCGCCAGCGCGGTGGTCGATGTGACGTCCGGTGGCACGGCGACGGTCGCGCTGTCGCTGCGCCAGTCGGCGGTCGAGCTGGACGCAGTCGTCGTCACCGGCACGGCGGGCGGCTCGCAGCGCCGCGCGGTCGGCAACTCGGTTTCAGGCGTGAACGCTGCCGCGATCACGGAGGTTGCGCCGGTCCGCTCCACGGCCGAGCTGCTGCAGGGTCGCGCTCCGGGGCTCACGCTGATGCAGCCGTCCGGCACGCCCGGCACGGCGTCCAACATCCGCATCCGCGGCGCGGGCTCGCTCTCGGCGGGCATCTCGCCGGTGTTCTACATCGACGGCATCCGCATGACAGCCGGTTCGCAGGGCGGCTGGTCGGTGAGCGGCCAGTCGACGTCGGCACTCGATGCGATCAACCCGGAAGACATCGAGTCGATCGAGGTCATCAAGGGGCCGGCAGCGGCCACGCTGTACGGCGCCGATGCGGCCGGTGGCGTGGTCCAGATCATCACCAAGAAGGGGCGTCGCGGGCAGCAGTCGATCCAGTGGACGGCGCGCGTCGAGGCGGGTCAGTCCGAGTGGGGCGCCGACTTCCCGACGCAGTACGCGATGTGCACGCCGGCGCGGATCCGCACAGCGGACGGCATCGCGGCCGGGAGCGGCAACTTCCCGGTCGGCAGCTTCCCCGGCTGCGTGGGCGTCGACTCGCTGGCGGCGCCGGACGCCCGGATCATCAGCTCGACCAACCTGCGTGACGATCCGCGCGCGCTGCGCACGGCCGACATCCGCTCGTACGGCGTCTCGGCGCGCGGCGGCGGCGACACGTACTCGTTCTACTTCTCGGGCGATCGCGACGAGGAAGAGGGCATCTTCCACAACAGCAACTTCATCCGCAACTCGGGCCGCCTGAACTTCACGGTGAACCCGAACGACGAGCTGGACGTCGCGGTGAGCGCCGGCTTCACGCGCAGTGACACGCGCCTGCCGAACAACGACAACTCGTCGTGGGGCATGCTGCGCAACACGCTGCGCAGCCCGGCCGGTCGCCAGGGTACGTTCGAGCAGGGCTACCTCGGCCTCTCGCCCGAGCAGATCAACGCGTACGACAACCGCACCCGTGCGGAGCGCGTGATCCTCGGCACCAACATCAACTACAACCCGACGTCCTGGTTCCGGAACCGGCTCAACCTCGGGCTGGACATGAACCAGCGGCTGGCGACGCTGTTCTTCCCGATCGACCGGGGCAGCCCGCCCGCATACGGCTCGACGAACGCGCGCGGCTTCATCGGTCAGTACGCGCCGGCAACGCGCAACTGGACGGTCGACTACGCGGGCACGATCTCGCTGGACGTGAACGAGGACATCACGAGCGAGACGTCCTTCGGCATGCAGCTGAACGCCTATCGCTTCGAGTCGCTGCAGGCGGAAGGGACCGGCCTGATCTCGAACCAGGTCCGCCTCGTCAGTAACGCGGAGGAGAAGGACGCTTTCGAGAGCTTCGAGGAGCAGAACTCGCTCGGCTTCTTCATCCAGGAGCAGATCGGGTGGCGCAACCGCGTCTTCCTGACCGGCGCGCTGCGCTTCGACGACAACTCGACCTTCGGCTCGCAGTTCGACCAGGTCGTGTACCCGAAGGTGCACGCATCCTGGGTGGTCTCGGAGGAGCCGTTCTTCAATGTCGACTTCCTCGAGCAGCTTCGTCTGCGTGCCGCGTGGGGCAAGGCCGGCAACTCGCCGGATCCCTTCTCGGCGGACCGGACGTGGGGCACATCCACGGTCGTGCTGGCAGACGGCACGGTGGCCGGTGGCCTGAGCGCCGAGGACTTCGGCAACCCGGACCTGCACGCGGAGGTCGGCGAGGAGATCGAGCTGGGCTTCGATGCGTCCTTCCTCGAGGACCGGATGGGCGCGGAGTTCACGTACTACAACCAGAGCACGAAGGACGCGCTGCTGAGCGTGCCGGTCGCACCGTCGAGCGGCTTCGAGGGTGGTCGGCTGCAGAACGTCGGCGAGATCGCGAACACCGGTATCGAGCTGGCGCTCTACGGCACGCCGGTCGCCAGTCAGAACTTCGTGTGGGACGCGCGCGCGGGCTTCTCGACGAACTCCAACAAGGTCGTGTCGTGGGGCGGCGTGCGTGACGAGTACATCCCCGTGGGCTACCGCAGCTCGCAGCGGCACGAGGAAGGCTACTCGATCGCCGGCTACTGGGCGTACCCGCTGGCACGCGACGAGAACGGTGAGCTGATCCTCACGCCGCAGGGGTGGGCGGCGATGGAGGAGGAGGCCGTCTACGTCGGGCCGTCGACGCCGACGCGCGAGGCCTCGCTGACGAACACGTTTACGCTGTTCGGCAACCTGTCGCTCTATACGTACATGGACTACAAGGGCGGCCACTACCTGTTCAACATGACCCGCCAGACGGCGGACTGGGACGGCGTCAGCTACGACATCGTCAGCAGCACGCCGGACGACGAGGAGTGGCAGAAGCGGATGTCGGACTCGAACATGATGTACATCGAGCCGGCCGACTTCATCAAGCTGCGCGAGGTCTCGCTCACGTACAACGTGCCGCAGCGCTACACGCAGTACCTGGGCACCAACGGCCGTGTGAGCCTGAGCATCGCCGGCCGCAACCTGGCGACCTGGACGGACTACAGCGGGCTGGATCCGGAAACGAACATCGGGGGCTCGACGAACTTCACGCGCGCGGAGTACATGTCCGTACCGCCGACGCGCCGCTGGCTCGCGACAGTCAATGTTTCCTTCTAG